In a genomic window of Zingiber officinale cultivar Zhangliang chromosome 9B, Zo_v1.1, whole genome shotgun sequence:
- the LOC122024537 gene encoding CDP-diacylglycerol--glycerol-3-phosphate 3-phosphatidyltransferase 1, chloroplastic-like, translating into MAIFRTLIRSLLRNHGSRSHLSCRTPSSLSPLVSFSPLPLSHSTVASNPFAFVLPLNRSPAPILCPPFRWTPFSGPLFLSSPPWKLLQSATPLYLRGKDAIFPKDLLQVRSFPVELRLISMGEVERGIVRNEIQWREESKEVGSERIDEKLLNLPNLVSISRMVSGPIIGWMIINEWYLPAFGALVVSGATDWLDGFLARKMGIHSVFGSYLDPLADKVLIVCVGLAMLKKDLLNPMLVALIVARDVGLIGGAFYKRAASLGWEWKSWSQFVNLDEMHRHKVEPLLISKVNTVFQLLLVAAALLQPELGNKETQVYITYLSWLVASTTSVSSIAYIVQNLHR; encoded by the exons ATGGCAATCTTCAGAACCCTAATTCGATCCCTTCTCCGGAACCATGGCTCTCGATCTCACCTTTCATGCCGCACTCCATCTTCTCTTTCTCCCCTCGTTTCCTTCTCCCCTCTCCCTCTATCTCACTCCACCGTCGCCTCCAATCCTTTCGCCTTCGTTCTCCCGCTCAACCGTTCGCCTGCTCCGATCTTGTGCCCTCCCTTTCGATGGACCCCCTTCTCCGGCCCCCTTTTCCTCTCTTCGCCCCCATGGAAGCTCTTGCAGTCGGCAACTCCTTTGTATCTGCGCGGTAAAGATGCGATCTTTCCGAAGGATCTGCTTCAAGTTCGGAGCTTTCCGGTCGAGTTAAGATTGATATCGATGGGAGAGGTCGAGAGGGGAATTGTAAGGAATGAAATTCAATGGAGAGAGGAATCCAAGGAGGTCGGCTCTGAAAGGATTGATGAGAAGCTCTTAAATTTGCCTAATTTGGTCTCGATCAGCAGGATGGTGTCGGGTCCTATAATCGGATG GATGATTATAAATGAGTGGTATCTTCCTGCTTTCGGTGCATTGGTTGTCTCTGGAGCAACTGATTGG TTGGATGGTTTCCTTGCAAGAAAGATGGGTATTCATTCAGTCTTTGGTTCCTACCTTGATCCACTAGCTGACAAG GTTTTAATTGTCTGTGTTGGATTGGCTATGTTAAAAAAGGATCTACTAAATC CTATGCTTGTGGCCTTGATCGTTGCAAGAGATGTAGGTCTTATTGGTGGTGCATTTTATAAAAGAGCTGCAAGTTTGGGATGGGAG TGGAAGAGTTGGTCTCAGTTTGTAAATCTTGATGAAATGCATAGGCACAAGGTAGAGCCTCTCTTAATAAGCAAG GTGAACACAGTCTTCCAGTTGCTTTTAGTTGCTGCTGCTCTTCTTCAGCCTGAGTTAGGGAATAAAGAAACTCAGGTTTACATAACCTACTTGAG TTGGTTGGTCGCTTCAACAACGTCTGTCTCTTCGATCGCATACATAGTTCAAAATCTTCATAGATGA